The Trypanosoma brucei brucei TREU927 chromosome 4, complete sequence genomic sequence AGCTGGTAGGACCGCTGCTGTTTCGTGTAGTTCTTGAAGTTCCACCCAAAGACAGACATAACACCAAGTACTGCCACACATGCACTGAACACGCCGCTGTACTTTGTGAGGACATAACGCAactccttctctttcatGCGTTCCTTGATCTCCTCACGCCGGTGACGGTGCTGGTCGCGCTCCCATTCAGACTTCTCCAAAACACTCATGCGAACCGATTTGTTAAGGTGCGAGAGGCAGTGCACATCTGCACTTTCTAAAAGGTACAACTTGTCCGCTCGCCAGCCACGGTGGTAGAGAATGCATGATGTGCTCTCTTGGTCAGACCGTCGGTCCACACCCGCTGACTTTACCCACTCCAAAACTTCCTGAAACTTCTCGTTGGAGATGAATTTTGACCTCCCTTCGGAGAGCATGATCACTTCGCGGGGCACCGCAAGATCAAACCGGTCATCATCCAACAATACACCAAATGTTCCATTACCATTAACCTTAGCCACCAAACCACCAATTATAGTACCACCACCATTTGAATAGGGACAGAAGGGTCCGGCAGTAACCGGAGCGGTGGTGCcgccacctcctcctcctcctccccctcctcctacCGCCGCCCCGGCTGACCCCTCTGCTCCTCCCACTGGTTGCTGCTCAACACCTTCCCCTTTAGGGGACGAAAGATTAACTGGTGCTGTTATCTCATTGCCACTTGTATTGGATGTGTTTGAGTGATTCAACACATCTGGAGCTGTAGAATCCTTTGGGGTCGGGGCCTCCTTGCGGCAGGAGACGTACACTCGTGATCCAACCTCAATAACAGGTGAAAGCGCAATCTCCTTGAAGAAGACAGCATAGACGGACTCTGATATTTGTGCTGTTATGTGGCCAATAGCAATGGGCTCGTCGGTGCTCGCCGTCTCAGAATTGCGAAAGTACGCAGCAACGCCAAGACCCTGCAAACTCATTTGCGTCGCCGCGTCACGGCTGCAGTCTGCGGTGGATGTTGAGATCCCCACATCCGATGAGGAAGGTTTTGACGCAGTTGGAGGCGTCCTGCTCGCCGAGGCCGAAGCGATCCGCATTACACGCCATGTCCGCCGCCACATATTCTGCCCCCGCTCTTAATACACACCCAAGCGTACGTGTGGAAATACACGGTGCACGTGAGGATAAGCAAGACTGTTGGGGcaggtaaataaaaaaaaaactcccctCAATTCCTCGTTGGCCACCGTGTCGTGCTTGCGCTGTAGCGTCGGGTCTTCAGTCTcgtttctccccctttctcccCTGtgctttcgtttgtttgaaaagtaaaataaaacgagACAAGAAAAGGGGCGACGGTACAACGGACACcaaatgggaaaagaagaacagACGAACGACAAGAACACAGCGTGAAGACGAGGCACGGTTACGTTTGCGCAACACTTAAACCCCAgcacagcaaaaaaagaaaagaaagaaagtgccaattattttctttcttacatTACTCCCTGCTATCCAGAAAAAACGCTGACTGCGTACAGAAtaggaaaataagaaagggaGACGGTGTGCTGGGGAGCGTAGGAAGAGCAACGCTCCTCGATTAATTAAACGCAAAAGAGGGGGGTGAAAAGCGAAAAAGcaaggatgaaaaaaaaaatgctcgATTAAACATTTTCACGCATTTGTAAATAGTAGCGGTCATCCTTACACCCTTGCTCAGCACGCCAGCTATCGGCGAGGGCGCTTCGACAACCGATGAGGTGCCCCCTCGTAATCACTGTAGCGAGAAGAACGCGGCACTCCATGATGCGTATGTGAAGGCgggtgatgatgaggatgatgacTGGGCGAATGATGACGCGGGGTCGGAGAATACGACGAATGATTACTGGAGTAATATTGGTGGTTAGAAGGAGAGGAGTGGGACTGAGAATAGGGATTCCGTGACTCATGCCTGGATGTAGGCGCACTGCGTCCCACAGTAGTCCCTTCTGTTAAGCGTGGGTTCGAGGTTACGGTGGGGCGCGGCTGCTCAACCACCTCAATCTTCCACGACGGAGCGAGGGTGCGAGCCGCACTGGCTATGTCACTCGCCACAGCTTTCCAGTGTTCCTCATCGGACTTGTCTTCTGGTTTACTGCGATTTTGGGCTCTACACACGCGGCACATCGCGGACACTGCCCGTAACACCCGCAATGCACTGAGCATAGTTTGTTGCTGCTCATCACTCATGTTCCAGAAATCATAATCTTTCTCCTTGCCCCCAGGCCCACTATGATTGTCCCGTCGAGACTTCTTTTCGCAAAACGGTCCAAAGGATTCTATCTGGTTGTGGGAATCGCTCAGCACAGGTAACATCACGTTGGAAACATCCACCAGCTCTTGTAGCAGCTCCCGCATCTCATCTGCACCCGCGCACACACAAGATAAGATGCGGAGGGTAAGGTTGAACACACACTCCACGAGGGGTAAATGGCAATCAAGTGCAGCGGCTTCATTCCTAATCGCCAGAAGCGGTGCGCAAAGCTTTCGCACCTCGCTAATGCTCACACATCCAGGAACGGCGGTTACGATACCACTCAACTTCACGAGAGAGCGAAGGATGGAAACAACCAGTGTAGACTCTTCTTGGGTCATCTTTATGCAAGGCCATGGCCCCTTAGCGTCTTGCTGTTTATCGTCCTTATTTTCTGCACCGACGATGTCCAGCAGTCCCACGGTCGTGGATACAACAAATGAATTAGGAACATGCGTCCTGACGATCTCACGGTGTAGCATGCTGAAAGCATGAACAACTTGCAGGGCGCCTTGTAAAGTCCGAAGGCTGCTCATGCTACTCAGCGATCCACTCGAGAGGAGAGTACTACAGGCCTTCTCACACAACAATGAGCCAAATCCCGAGAAATTCTCCCGTAGCAGTCTCTCGATATCGCGCGCGCAATCGGCGTGCTGTGACGCGTTGCCAGAAAGGACAAGCCACTCCTCAAAAGCACGCTTTAACAAATCTGAGGCGGAGGAGTTCGTCAAGATGGCTTTACACAGAGGCAAGGACTGTGGCAACTGCGATGCGCAGAACTGCACAATTTTACTATAGCATTCTTTGGGAAGTACGAGTAACGCCTTCAGTGCAGCACGCCAGTCCTCCTGATGCTTGCTGTCACCCGCTGACTCTCCTTGTTTTCTAACTGTTGCCAATAGCCATTGTAGCAACACGTCACAGACCGATTCTCCATGTGCCTTAACATCCGAATCTCCCTCCAACAGTCCCGGGAGCAACTCCAACAGGAGGGTGCGGTGAGCACACGAGAGGGCGGCATCGGCAAGCGCATcgtggaggagttgcaaTATATCGTTCCACTCGCTTGGCCACACCACCGCAGCTCTCACAAGAGCCTTCAGGGCCTCCTGCGTGTTGCTACCTAACTGCGGAATATCAACTAGCGCAGACTTTAGACGCTGAACTGCCTGTAAAAGTGATTCGTCTGCAGAGGTTTCCCCCGTTGATTGATATCCATTCACAAGATCAATAATCTCCCGAATATCCATCTACGATCACCTCTTTTCATCCAaagcaaataataataataataataataaggtaTGAACAACAGAATTAAAGGAACCGATAGAGATTCGAGCGAGAAGGAagggtttaaaaaaaaaacatgtacTGCCAAAACAGGCGCATGCGCGCGGCAACGAGTAAGTGCGAAAACACAGCTACAGAGTTGGCGGAGTGGGAGGCACGAAGAAATAAAACGGTGATCCACCTATCGGAAGTaaaactaaaggaaaaaatacacaGCCTTACAACATACTAGGTGCCCTTCCATCATGAGCGTTTCACACAACCTACTCATTACTGTTTGCTTTATTAGTATTAATGCGTCCCAGATGACCGCTGCAATGGTTCCgccccctcaaaaaaaaaaaaaaaatcgtgcGGGCAacacaacaccaccaacacacatacacactcacagTCACCTGGTTTTTTTTCGCGGAAACGTGAAGGCGAAAAGTCACGCACTGTTTTCACCGACGACCCGCAAGTAATTTCAGCTGACAAACACCTGTGACGGGTTTTCCTCCGTCAGCgtcatatatttatattcgcGGGGCCCTCCACACCGTCGACAGCAAAtcgaaagaggaaaggctCCCGCACCAGGCGACAAAACTGAGTGGTCGTGCGTGACCGAAATATAAAGGGAAATAGCAGATGTGAAAGCAACAGGTGTCAGTCCATTCTGGCGCTTGCGCTGTTCCACATCCGCAACTGTGCACAGGacaggaaaggaaacaagacAGGAGGGTGATGAAAATAGAGGAAGGGCATGACCTGAACATCAGACTCTAACATACCACCAGCACGGTGAGCGTGTGTGCGGCTATGAGCGCGA encodes the following:
- a CDS encoding tuzin; this translates as MWRRTWRVMRIASASASRTPPTASKPSSSDVGISTSTADCSRDAATQMSLQGLGVAAYFRNSETASTDEPIAIGHITAQISESVYAVFFKEIALSPVIEVGSRVYVSCRKEAPTPKDSTAPDVLNHSNTSNTSGNEITAPVNLSSPKGEGVEQQPVGGAEGSAGAAVGGGGGGGGGGGTTAPVTAGPFCPYSNGGGTIIGGLVAKVNGNGTFGVLLDDDRFDLAVPREVIMLSEGRSKFISNEKFQEVLEWVKSAGVDRRSDQESTSCILYHRGWRADKLYLLESADVHCLSHLNKSVRMSVLEKSEWERDQHRHRREEIKERMKEKELRYVLTKYSGVFSACVAVLGVMSVFGWNFKNYTKQQRSYQLAIAANTLSQRTVRHPIKGTVPREAEEQRVRQILRQQDVTHPRIIVFSGFHGCGKSSLVRSAIRKEKMAAVLVDIRANEDPVRSIVKSLGVQNIEACGDLLDFIVDASERAKKAMNGVSPLFVVKLCEGSSLMRVYNELVALACDRRLCHVVIEVPIESLTLAMTALPRLDFHLIPNFSVGEAFRYTNHMIDPLEFLNFVEVAGTNSNDIDELFATVQHGRMSASAYTNQKLVKAMRQLEAAWSKDPSLREAVINLAKFPFEAGQREGYDYSSLRSEALRDIVMYNPVSDVWMFHQKVFHTAARCWQ